A portion of the Colias croceus chromosome 25, ilColCroc2.1 genome contains these proteins:
- the LOC123703000 gene encoding uncharacterized protein LOC123703000 produces the protein MAGASALDGASAVLAAEVCAPLLLLCWLCCWPDDASDTSSGKHPQKPSVITHEAGSHRRSTELFGRRFGSSAVSLHLPSTSGSTKQSLSAHKSHEDIRSRRKSQLEAAENDARYHSAPSVIDEVLHRRDWERSTKELYIPLKPDGDSVSFTRTITPDTDEHDEVPLSDEQIVSRSCKKHYTNIKSSRKKNAEASEDIKDYDATEAESSFYIGDNTPTIVTDDGNDRPQVFKPKETKQSLNESIRSKERMKQTLVPVEEFKVSRFEEAVIEVDRSGAIHHSVESRSSLYNSNGMPVPPPSVEAIGYESEASYPEEEGWQAGAPAVGPASVAPAAWGDGFVRARHASAGDVLAPVIRPQSGALSESDLDFDLEACDEMPPAYHEVRLTMDRKETAI, from the exons ATGGCGGGTGCGAGCGCGCTGGATGGTGCGAGCGCGGTGCTGGCGGCGGAAGTGTGCGCGCCGCTGCTGCTCTTGTGCTGGCTGTGCTGCTGGCCTGACGACGCTTCGG ATACAAGCTCCGGCAAGCATCCCCAGAAACCCAGTGTGATAACACATG AAGCAGGTTCGCACCGCCGTTCGACGGAGCTATTTGGACGAAGATTTGGAAGCAGTGCTGTCTCTCTGCACCTGCCCAGCACTTCTG GAAGCACAAAGCAATCGCTATCAGCGCACAAAAGTCACGAAGACATTCGCAGTCGCCGCAAATCGCAACTGGAAGCAGCAGAAAACGATGCGCGTTACCACTCAGCCCCCAGCGTCATTGACGAAGTTCTGCACAGAAGGGACTGGGAGCGATCTACTAAAGAATTATACATTCCTCTCAAACCAGACGGCGATAGCGTCTCATTCACAAGAACAATAACTCCTGACACCGACGAACATGATGAGGTACCACTTAGTGACGAACAAATTGTTTCAAGATCTTGCAAGAAACACTACACCAATATTAAATCGTCAAGAAAGAAGAACGCAGAAGCATCAGAAGATATTAAAGATTATGACGCTACTGAAGCTGAATCTTCATTTTACATTGGAGATAATACACCAACTATTGTGACAGACGACGGTAATGATAGGCCACAAGTATTTAAACCAAAGGAAACGAAGCAATCACTAAATGAATCCATTAGAAGTAAGGAAAGAATGAAGCAAACATTAGTACCAGTGGAGGAATTCAAAGTGTCTCGGTTTGAAGAAGCTGTTATCGAGGTCGACAGATCGGGAGCGATACACCACAGCGTAGAGTCACGCTCTAGTTTGTATAATTCAAATGGTATGCCTGTCCCACCGCCATCTGTAG AAGCGATAGGCTACGAGTCCGAAGCCTCGTACCCCGAGGAGGAGGGCTGGCAGGCGGGCGCGCCGGCGGTGGGCCCCGCCAGCGTGGCGCCCGCGGCGTGGGGCGACGGCTTCGTGCGCGCGCGCCACGCCAGCGCGGGGGACGTGCTAGCGCCTGTCATCAGGCCGCAGTCTGGCGCGCTGTCTG AAAGTGACCTGGACTTCGATTTAGAAGCGTGTGACGAGATGCCGCCCGCCTACCACGAGGTGCGACTCACCATGGACAGAAAGGAAACTGCTATataa